A stretch of the Nicotiana tabacum cultivar K326 chromosome 6, ASM71507v2, whole genome shotgun sequence genome encodes the following:
- the LOC107828836 gene encoding expansin-B15-like precursor (The RefSeq protein has 1 frameshift compared to this genomic sequence): MALFAISHLVILSHILIALVCFTSPCFSFKAKHFNLTTSATHWSSAGATWYGSPDGAGSDGGSCGYGNAVSQAPFSSLVTGIGPSLYKSGKECGACYQVKCTKKVHPSCSGKGVRVVITDFCPGGPCVSQSAHFDLSGTAFGSMAIPGHEHKLRDAGVLQIRYARVACDYSRKNIVFHVDQGSNPEYLAVVIEFEEGDGDLAKVELKETKSSSSSTTKWRKMQQSWGAVWKLDAGSELRPPFSIRLTSQYSDQILVAKNVIPTGWQPGATYRSLVNYLLRV, translated from the exons ATGGCCTTATTCGCCATCTCACATTTGGTCATTCTTTCACATATTCTAATTGCTTTGGTTTGTTTCACCAGCCCGTGCTTCAGCTTCAAAGCTAAACATTTCAATTTGACCACCTCTGCCACTCACTGGTCGTCTGCTGGAGCTACTTGGTATGGCAGCCCCGATGGTGCTGGTAGCGACG GAGGATCTTGTGGATATGGAAATGCAGTATCACAAGCCCCATTCTCTTCCTTGGTAACTGGGATTGGTCCATCCCTCTATAAGTCTGGAAAAGAATGTGGAGCTTGCTACCag GTGAAATGTACAAAGAAGGTACATCCATCTTGCTCAGGGAAAGGAGTAAGGGTGGTGATAACAGACTTTTGCCCAGGAGGTCCCTGCGTTTCCCAATCAGCACACTTTGACTTGAGTGGAACTGCATTTGGTTCCATGGCCATTCCTGGACATGAACACAAACTCCGAGATGCTGGCGTCTTGCAAATCCGTTATGCTAG GGTTGCGTGTGATTATTCAAGGAAAAACATAGTGTTCCACGTTGACCAAGGATCAAACCCAGAGTACTTGGCAGTGGTAATAGAGTTTGAAGAAGGAGATGGTGATCTAGCAAAAGTTGAACTGAAAGAAACAAAAAGCAGCAGTAGTAGTACTACTAAATGGAGGAAAATGCAGCAGTCATGGGGTGCTGTTTGGAAACTGGATGCTGGCTCTGAGTTACGCCCTCCCTTTTCCATCCGACTGACTTCACAATATTCTGATCAGATTTTGGTGGCCAAGAATGTCATTCCCACTGGTTGGCAGCCCGGTGCTACATACCGCTCTCTCGTCAATTATCT aagagtttaa
- the LOC107828836 gene encoding expansin-B15-like isoform X1, with protein sequence MALFAISHLVILSHILIALVCFTSPCFSFKAKHFNLTTSATHWSSAGATWYGSPDGAGSDGGSCGYGNAVSQAPFSSLVTGIGPSLYKSGKECGACYQVKCTKKVHPSCSGKGVRVVITDFCPGGPCVSQSAHFDLSGTAFGSMAIPGHEHKLRDAGVLQIRYARVACDYSRKNIVFHVDQGSNPEYLAVVIEFEEGDGDLAKVELKETKSSSSSTTKWRKMQQSWGAVWKLDAGSELRPPFSIRLTSQYSDQILVAKNVIPTGWQPGATYRSLVNYL encoded by the exons ATGGCCTTATTCGCCATCTCACATTTGGTCATTCTTTCACATATTCTAATTGCTTTGGTTTGTTTCACCAGCCCGTGCTTCAGCTTCAAAGCTAAACATTTCAATTTGACCACCTCTGCCACTCACTGGTCGTCTGCTGGAGCTACTTGGTATGGCAGCCCCGATGGTGCTGGTAGCGACG GAGGATCTTGTGGATATGGAAATGCAGTATCACAAGCCCCATTCTCTTCCTTGGTAACTGGGATTGGTCCATCCCTCTATAAGTCTGGAAAAGAATGTGGAGCTTGCTACCag GTGAAATGTACAAAGAAGGTACATCCATCTTGCTCAGGGAAAGGAGTAAGGGTGGTGATAACAGACTTTTGCCCAGGAGGTCCCTGCGTTTCCCAATCAGCACACTTTGACTTGAGTGGAACTGCATTTGGTTCCATGGCCATTCCTGGACATGAACACAAACTCCGAGATGCTGGCGTCTTGCAAATCCGTTATGCTAG GGTTGCGTGTGATTATTCAAGGAAAAACATAGTGTTCCACGTTGACCAAGGATCAAACCCAGAGTACTTGGCAGTGGTAATAGAGTTTGAAGAAGGAGATGGTGATCTAGCAAAAGTTGAACTGAAAGAAACAAAAAGCAGCAGTAGTAGTACTACTAAATGGAGGAAAATGCAGCAGTCATGGGGTGCTGTTTGGAAACTGGATGCTGGCTCTGAGTTACGCCCTCCCTTTTCCATCCGACTGACTTCACAATATTCTGATCAGATTTTGGTGGCCAAGAATGTCATTCCCACTGGTTGGCAGCCCGGTGCTACATACCGCTCTCTCGTCAATTATCTttaa